The window TCAAAAGCTGCTGGTATATGACTCTTTTTTTCTATGAGCAGTTTTTTATTAAGAATGCCATGAGGAAAACTATTTAAACCTCATCTACCTCAGTCACAAACTGCTTCAATTTGCCACGTTTGCTGCGATCCAGTTGATCTAGCTTTTCAAATGCTACCACAATTGATGCATCCGCATAATCTGCCATGGCGTTTTGAATCTGTCGCTGTTCTTTTTGTGTGAGCTCAGCTTTAGCAACATATTGTATTTGAAATAGCAACGGCTCTTTTTGAACAATCACAAATTCAGTGACTGTACTTTGATCATTGATTACGCTTTTTGTTACATAATAAAATGTCAATCCGGGAATCACTTTTCCATTGGGAAGCCGAGCGATGTCGCTGGTTCTGCCTTGTAGTTGCTGGAGGACTTGCTTACCGTTTTCAACGCTAATACTTCCCAGATCACCTATTTCATAGCGTATAAATGGATGCGCTTTGTTAAACAAATCGGTGATTAAAATTCTGCCGATGCTTCCATTTTCTAAGGGTTGATTAGCGTCATTCACTACTTCAACAAACAATGTTGAAGTGTTTACAACGAATTGTCCTTCCTGATTTTGTAAAGCAATCAGTCCAGTCTCGCTGCTGCCGTATTCATTGATCACGTTAACGCCCACCACTTTTTCCAGCAAATTGCGGTCGTCATCAAATAGCATTTCGCTGGTAACGATACAGGCTTTAAGCGTGGGACAAACTTCTTTCAGAATTATATTATGGGCTTGACAGTATTTGGCAAACAATACTATACTGCTGGTATACCCATTGATGTAATCGTATTTATTCTTGCGAAAATTTTCGAGGTAACCTTCCAAAACAACATTACTCATATCAAAAATGGGAAACCTGTGCCGATTGCCCACAAAATCTTTGAATTGCTCTTTCACCCTGCCTAAACCTTTTGAGGGAATTCCGTAAAATCGAGCTTCTAGGGAATGATCTAGGTCAATAGATTGTTGTTGGTACGCTTGATCAAAAGTCGCCCAAGTCATGGCGTGGCAAAATTTATCCTTAGCATAAGAAAAAGGATGCCCGCTGGAACCGCTGGTTTTGCCTTTATGAACATTTCTAACGGTATACCCTTTACTCAATCGCTGGTGCAGTGGTTGTTGCAAATCAGATTTAGTGAGAATGGGCAAATCGTTCCAGCCAATTGTTTTGTCAGGGACATGAGTATTGTAGAAAGCGTTGAATTTGAAATGGTGCTCTAGAATCTCCTGGCGTTGCTGTAATAAGCGTTCAACACTCCAGCGGGAAACATCATCAAGCAGCTGTGTGGCCTTCTTTAAATCATAGCCTTGCCATTGCAGGGATTTTCTAAAATAGGGTAGTGGCATTTAAACTGAGATTGAGCGTCCATAGCAAAGTAAAACTTTTATTTTTGCTTTCTCAATAACCATCCTATGAACGTATTGATTTTAGGTAGCGGCGGCCGCGAGCATGCTTTTGCCAGATCCATTGCTAGCAGTCCATTACTTAACGACTTGTATGTTGCCCCTGGTAATGCAGGCACAGCAACTATAGCAACTAATCTACCAGTTGGAGTTACTGACTTCCAGGAAATTAAACGGACGGTAATAGAAAAGGAAATCACAATGCTTGTCGTGGGGCCAGAAGCGCCATTAGTAGAAGGGATCTATGATTTTTTCCAAGAAGATGGGGAACTCAGCCATGTGAACGTGATTGGGCCGTCAAAAGAAGGCGCCGTACTAGAAGGATCAAAAGAATTCGCTAAAGAGTTCATGATGCGCAACAAGGTTCCTACGGCGGCCTTTGAGAGTTTCACAAAAGAAACTCTCAAAAAAGGAATGCAATTCATCGATACACTTCAAGCACCCTACGTGTTGAAAGCGGATGGGCTTGCAGGTGGGAAAGGAGTGTTGATCATCGCAGATGCTGATGAGGCCAAGGAATCTCTCGAGCAAATGCTCGTAGGCGGGAAATTTGGTGCTGCCTCAAATAAGGTGGTTATTGAAGAGTTTCTAGACGGCATTGAGATGAGCGTCTTTGTCATGACAGACGGTAACAGCTATAAGGTGTTACCTACTGCCAAGGATTACAAGCGGATTGGAGAAGGAGATACTGGACTCAACACTGGCGGTATGGGCGCTATTTCTCCAGTTCCTTTTGCAGATGAGGTGTTGATGCAAAAGATAGAAGAACGTATCATTAAACCAACGGTGGATGGTTTAAAGAAAGAAAATATCACTTATAAAGGCTTTATTTTCATTGGTTTGATGATCGTTGACGGCGAGCCTTTGGTCATAGAATACAACGTGAGGATGGGAGATCCAGAAACTGAGGTAGTTCTGCCTCGAGTGACGAGCGACTTGCTTTCTCATTTCCACGCTTTCGCGAAAGCGGAACTCCACCTAGAAACAGTAACCATAGACCACCGCAGTGCTGCCACAGTCATGCTCGTCGCAGGTGGCTATCCAGAGGTTTATGAAAAAGGCATGGAAATCACAGGCTTAGAAAAGGTACAAGAAAGTATCGTTTTTCACGCTGGCACCACATCGAAAGATGATACGGTAATCACTGCTGGAGGTCGTGTGATGGCAGTAACTAGCTTTGGGGATACGTTCCAAGAAGCCGTAAAAAAATCCTATGAAAATGCAGAAAAACTACATTTTGATAGGATGTATTATAGAAGAGATATAGGGTTTGACCTATAAACCTATTTCAAGAAAGAGTGGGCCGTTTGAGAACGGTCCTCCTCGTCGTTTTGGTCAAAAATGCGCAATTGCTTCATCCAGTACCATACAGCTACAACTAAAACGATAATAGCAACCCAAGTAAAAGCGTTAGCTAACCACCAGTTTTCTAATTCCAACTCCCTCAACATATTGAATGGAACCATTAGGATTTCTTCGAATAAGTAGGCAATCGCCTCAAATAAATCTTTCATTGCTTTAACTTGCTTTAAGACTGCAAAAATAGTGAAAAATTAATATGCTCTCCAGATTTTTTAGCTCTTCCCAACCCTTTCACTACTTAGTAGGCATCTTGTTATTAGGTCCTACAAGTATTTTATTATTGTGGCTGCTTAACGGCGACTGGCAATGGAGTTATGCGATCATAGGTTTGATATTGCCATTTGCCTTGCTTTTAGTTCAATTCATTATCCTGAAAAATGAACTTACTGGGCAGAATTCCTATGGTCTTTTTGCCTACACTATGCTGACTTTGAGTGTGATTGTAGGGATTGTTGAATGGAAGCTTGCGGTATGCTTGCTCCTTTTTTTACTTGCTTTACGCCGTTTGATGAGTCTTAAGACAGGAACGAGTACCATACGCAAGATATTTGATGGGACTTTCTGGATCAGCATTGCGACACTTCTTGAGCCATATATGGCCATCTATTTTCTTGCGGTCTTTACAGCTATATTTTTGTTTGACCGGACTAAATGGCGCCACTGGGCTATTCCCATCATCGCTGTGGTTTGCGTGATTGTCATCAGTTTTACCTTAGAGATATTTTTAGAACAACCTATCCTCACCCGGATTTTTTACCGTTCAGAATATGGTTTTAATGGACTACTCAAAGAGTGGAACCCCTCGGATCTGTTAGCTTGGTTCTTATGTGCTACGGCTGTTATTGGGTTTGTGATTTATATTATAAAACTGGTTGACATCCAGCAGCGAGTACGACCTCGATTTTCCGTTTTGGTGATTGCCGGCGTTTGTTCTTTAATCTTGGCGCTGGTTGGTGATGCTCATTTTGTTTTACTGCTCATTCCAGTCATTTCGATTTTTCAAGTACGAGCGTTAGAGCACATTTACCATAGAGGATTTAGAGAGTTTATTTTTTTGTTGCCTGCATTGTTGATTGTGCTGGCGCTATTGACTCAGGGATAACTCCCACGAGAAACTTTATATTTGCACTTTAAATTTTACCTATGTTTTCTAAAGAGGCGAACACCATTTTTCAAAAAGCTATTAAAGATTATCACGTTATAAATACCGTTGATCAAGCATTTGAAAATCCATACGATCGCACCACACACTTGATAGAACACCTGTTGTATCGCAAGTGCTGGATTGATACCGTACAATGGCATTATGAAGACATCATTCGAGACCCTAATATTGATCCTGTTGCTGCACTTACTTTAAAGCGTAAAATTGATGCCAGTAATCAAGACCGTACGGATATGGTGGAGTACATCGATAGCTACTTCCTAGAGAAATATAATGACGTTGCTGTAAAGGACAACGCGACCATCAACACAGAGAGTCCGGCATGGGCGGTAGATCGTCTTTCGATTCTAGCGCTTAAAGTATTCCATATGGAAGAAGAAGCAAACCGCACAGATGCTAGTGAGGCGCATAAGGCCGCTTGTCAGTCAAAATTAGACATCTTATTAGAACAACGCATCGATCTTTCCACAGCTCTTGACCAGCTGTTAGAAGACATCTCTAATGGCAAAAAATACATGAAAGTGTACAAGCAAATGAAGATGTATAACGACGATGAGCTGAATCCCGTATTGCGTTCTAGAAAATAAGATGCAAAAGCCACAACGAATAGTAGTCCTGCGCCTTAGCGCAATGGGAGATGTGGCGATGACCGTACCGGTTTTACTAGCCATGCGCCGGTTGTATCCTGAGGTTGAACTAATTTCGCTTTCGCGAAAGCGGTTCTTTCCCATCTTACAGCACATACCGGGAATTACCTTGATAGAGGCCGCAGTTAATGAGCAACACAAAAGTATTTTAGGATTAAGGCGACTCGCCAAAGAAATTAATGAATACCAACCCGACGCCATTGCCGATTTACACAATGTACTGCGCACAAAAATCTTGCGACTTTTTTTAGGAGGACTTTCAAAAGCAGTTATTGATAAAGGCCGTAAAGAGAAAAAACGACTGGTGAATGACCCCCATTTTTTTCAGCCATTGCCCACTACTTTTGAGCGGTATCAACGTGTTTTTGAAGATTTAGGCTTGCCAGTACATGTTGCAATGTCTGATGTGTTGTCTAGACAAGCCATACCGCAAAAAGCTCATAGCCTGATTGGAGATCACGAATGCCGCTGGATAGGCTTGGCACCATTTGCGGCTCATGATGCCAAGGCATTATCGCTCCAAAAAGCAAAGGAATTAGTTGCGGCGATTATGAATATAGATAACGTGAAAGTATTGCTATTCGGTGGTGGAGCAGCAGAAGCTAAGGAGCTAGAGCTTGTTGCAGGGACTATGTCCAACGTTTTCAATATGGCAGGGCGCATGAGTTTTAAGGAAGAGTTACAATTGCTTTCTAATCTAGACGCCATGGTTTCCATGGATAGTGGCAACGGACATCTTGCAGCCATGTATGGAATACCCGTGATAACCATTTGGGGTAATACGCATCCCCACGCTGGCTTCGCGCCTTTTCTACAACCAGAAGAAAACCAAATCACACCAAACCTCGAGCAATTCCCATTAATTCCTACTTCCATTTACGGCAACAAAGTGCCTAAAGGTTATGAGAAGGTAATGGATACGGTAGATTGTGATCGAGTGGTTGAGCGGCTTAAGGAACTTTTATTCTAATTGTTTAACACTTAAAGAGTTTATCATTTGCTCACGATGATTAACTAGGAGCTGAAAAGTTTTCACACCTGCAGTTACTTCTAGCTTATCCTTGACTAAACCAAAAAGTCAATCAATACACATAAGGTTTTTTCGGATTGAAGACTAGCGATTGAACTATGCTGGAGATTATTCCAAGAGGGACTCCAAAAATCAGCGCAATAACCTGCAAACTATTTACGCTTAATTTATTAGTTACAAGGTTCTGCGGACCATTCTTGTCCGCCGTGACCATCTTGACACAGATACGACTCTTTTAATTCAATTATCTCAATATTTCCATTGATTGAAGTATCGTATTCCATCCAGATGGTGATTCCTTTATAGGATTCGTCTTTCAAATTCTCTCGCTTATAAAAAAGAATATTATTCCCGAATTTACTTTTATACAATTGTGTGATAGTCATTGTTTCCGGGCTAGATTCTAAAACTTCATGGGGATACATCTTTAAAATATCCATTGGATCATTAATACCACTGCTTGCATCAATGGTTTTTTGAAGTTGTTCGAAATCAATATTGCGGAATTGTGACAATTCCATATCACCTAAAAATATTGATTTGATTTGTTCTGACTTATTACAAGAATTCAAAGAAAATAGTAGTAAAAGTGTGGCTAGAATATGTGATGCT of the Nonlabens marinus S1-08 genome contains:
- a CDS encoding phenylacetate--CoA ligase family protein; this encodes MPLPYFRKSLQWQGYDLKKATQLLDDVSRWSVERLLQQRQEILEHHFKFNAFYNTHVPDKTIGWNDLPILTKSDLQQPLHQRLSKGYTVRNVHKGKTSGSSGHPFSYAKDKFCHAMTWATFDQAYQQQSIDLDHSLEARFYGIPSKGLGRVKEQFKDFVGNRHRFPIFDMSNVVLEGYLENFRKNKYDYINGYTSSIVLFAKYCQAHNIILKEVCPTLKACIVTSEMLFDDDRNLLEKVVGVNVINEYGSSETGLIALQNQEGQFVVNTSTLFVEVVNDANQPLENGSIGRILITDLFNKAHPFIRYEIGDLGSISVENGKQVLQQLQGRTSDIARLPNGKVIPGLTFYYVTKSVINDQSTVTEFVIVQKEPLLFQIQYVAKAELTQKEQRQIQNAMADYADASIVVAFEKLDQLDRSKRGKLKQFVTEVDEV
- the purD gene encoding phosphoribosylamine--glycine ligase; its protein translation is MNVLILGSGGREHAFARSIASSPLLNDLYVAPGNAGTATIATNLPVGVTDFQEIKRTVIEKEITMLVVGPEAPLVEGIYDFFQEDGELSHVNVIGPSKEGAVLEGSKEFAKEFMMRNKVPTAAFESFTKETLKKGMQFIDTLQAPYVLKADGLAGGKGVLIIADADEAKESLEQMLVGGKFGAASNKVVIEEFLDGIEMSVFVMTDGNSYKVLPTAKDYKRIGEGDTGLNTGGMGAISPVPFADEVLMQKIEERIIKPTVDGLKKENITYKGFIFIGLMIVDGEPLVIEYNVRMGDPETEVVLPRVTSDLLSHFHAFAKAELHLETVTIDHRSAATVMLVAGGYPEVYEKGMEITGLEKVQESIVFHAGTTSKDDTVITAGGRVMAVTSFGDTFQEAVKKSYENAEKLHFDRMYYRRDIGFDL
- a CDS encoding DUF6341 family protein, which translates into the protein MKDLFEAIAYLFEEILMVPFNMLRELELENWWLANAFTWVAIIVLVVAVWYWMKQLRIFDQNDEEDRSQTAHSFLK
- a CDS encoding DUF4254 domain-containing protein translates to MFSKEANTIFQKAIKDYHVINTVDQAFENPYDRTTHLIEHLLYRKCWIDTVQWHYEDIIRDPNIDPVAALTLKRKIDASNQDRTDMVEYIDSYFLEKYNDVAVKDNATINTESPAWAVDRLSILALKVFHMEEEANRTDASEAHKAACQSKLDILLEQRIDLSTALDQLLEDISNGKKYMKVYKQMKMYNDDELNPVLRSRK
- a CDS encoding glycosyltransferase family 9 protein, with protein sequence MQKPQRIVVLRLSAMGDVAMTVPVLLAMRRLYPEVELISLSRKRFFPILQHIPGITLIEAAVNEQHKSILGLRRLAKEINEYQPDAIADLHNVLRTKILRLFLGGLSKAVIDKGRKEKKRLVNDPHFFQPLPTTFERYQRVFEDLGLPVHVAMSDVLSRQAIPQKAHSLIGDHECRWIGLAPFAAHDAKALSLQKAKELVAAIMNIDNVKVLLFGGGAAEAKELELVAGTMSNVFNMAGRMSFKEELQLLSNLDAMVSMDSGNGHLAAMYGIPVITIWGNTHPHAGFAPFLQPEENQITPNLEQFPLIPTSIYGNKVPKGYEKVMDTVDCDRVVERLKELLF